From Rhodopseudomonas palustris, a single genomic window includes:
- a CDS encoding error-prone DNA polymerase, protein MSAPRYAEIGVTTNFSFLEGGSHPQDYVHEASRLGLDAIGIADRNTLAGVVRAYGELDNEDLAYKPKLLIGARLCFADGTPDLLAYPTDRAAYGRLCRLLSAGKLRAGKGECHLTFADLEAFIDEASAPMNQPSASIHQLPTSSWPGSSRPSTPLLRLSQQDVDARHKAGHDGGKVAGRHSKILLVVMPPYRFQTKAIATALERLTALNAGAVWLGLAPYYRGDDKRRLDRLRRIAVAARVPCIATNDVLYHHASRRALQDVLTCVREKTTIDKAGRRLEGNAERHLKPAAEMARLFRADPDAIAETLRFAGRIGFTLDELKYHYPDEPVPPGKTAQAHLRDLTEQGIQQYFPHGISDKLKATIDKELAIIERRSYAHYFLTVHDIVRYARSQDILCQGRGSAANSAVCYVLGITCVDPTEIDLLFERFVSEERDEPPDIDVDFEHSRREEVMQYIYRRYGRHRAAIVATVIHYRPRSAIRDVGKALGLSEDVTAALADTVWGSWGRGLNEMQVRQAGLDPHNPMIGRAVELATELIGFPRHLSQHVGGYVLTQDRLDSYVPIGNAAMEDRTFIEWDKDDIDAVKMMKVDVLALGMLTCIRKGFDLIAQHKGVRFRLSDVKSEDDNKVYKMLQRGESIGVFQVESRAQMNMLPRLKPRCFYDLVIEVAIVRPGPIQGDMVHPYLRRRNGQEPVVYPSPSGEADKDELRQILGKTLGVPLFQEQAMRIAIEAAHFTPDEANQLRRAMATFRNVGTIGKFEAKMVGNLVKRGYDATFAKNCFEQIKGFGSYGFPESHAASFAKLVYVSAWMKCEHPDAFCCALLNSQPMGFYAPAQIVGDARSNKVEVRPVDVSFSEGQCTLEERCGEHHAVRLGFRMIDGFRWADPDEERGRLEAGEAPSDDWAARIVAARARARGPFGSLEQFARITALPKRALILLADADAFRSLGLDRRAALWAVRRLPDDVPLPLFEAASAREQQDEHAAPLPVMPMAEHVVADYQTVRLSLKGHPMEFLRALFAAERVVSCREVSESRRNGRRVRCAGVVLVRQRPGSASGVIFMTIEDETGIANIVVWPSVMERFRKEVMGARLILVEGAIQASPEGVVHLVAERLIDRSHEMARLAEGLARPALPDGADFYEQLTSEKRGYEALNGDRRDTPDAPAQRHRHPRDVRILPPSRDFH, encoded by the coding sequence ATGAGCGCACCGCGCTACGCCGAGATCGGCGTCACCACCAATTTCTCGTTTCTCGAAGGCGGCTCGCATCCGCAGGACTATGTCCACGAAGCGAGCCGGCTCGGCCTCGACGCCATCGGCATCGCCGACCGCAACACGCTGGCCGGCGTGGTGCGCGCCTATGGCGAACTCGACAACGAGGACTTGGCGTATAAGCCCAAGCTGCTGATCGGCGCGCGGCTGTGTTTTGCCGACGGCACGCCGGACCTGCTGGCCTATCCGACCGACCGGGCCGCCTACGGCCGTCTCTGCCGCCTGCTCAGCGCCGGCAAGCTCCGCGCCGGGAAGGGCGAATGCCATCTGACGTTCGCCGACCTCGAGGCCTTCATCGACGAGGCTTCGGCCCCGATGAATCAGCCTTCGGCTTCCATCCACCAGCTCCCCACCTCGTCATGGCCGGGCTCGTCCCGGCCATCCACGCCTTTGCTACGATTGAGTCAGCAAGACGTGGATGCCCGGCACAAGGCCGGGCATGACGGTGGAAAGGTTGCGGGTCGTCATTCGAAGATATTGCTGGTCGTCATGCCGCCCTATCGCTTCCAGACCAAAGCGATCGCCACCGCGCTCGAACGCCTCACCGCCCTCAACGCCGGTGCCGTCTGGCTCGGCCTCGCGCCGTATTATCGCGGCGACGACAAGCGGCGGCTCGATCGGCTGCGGCGAATTGCGGTCGCCGCACGGGTGCCGTGCATCGCCACCAACGACGTACTGTATCATCACGCTTCGCGGCGGGCGCTGCAGGACGTGCTGACCTGCGTGCGCGAAAAGACCACGATCGACAAGGCCGGGCGCCGGCTCGAAGGCAATGCCGAGCGGCATCTCAAGCCCGCCGCCGAGATGGCGCGGCTGTTCCGTGCCGATCCGGACGCGATCGCCGAGACGCTCAGGTTCGCGGGTCGCATCGGCTTCACGCTGGACGAACTGAAATATCACTATCCCGACGAGCCGGTGCCGCCCGGCAAGACCGCGCAGGCTCATCTGCGAGACCTCACCGAGCAGGGCATCCAGCAATATTTCCCGCATGGCATCAGCGACAAGCTGAAGGCCACCATCGACAAGGAGCTGGCGATCATCGAGCGCCGCAGCTACGCGCATTATTTCCTCACCGTGCACGACATTGTTCGCTACGCACGGTCGCAGGATATTCTGTGCCAGGGTCGCGGCTCGGCGGCGAATTCGGCCGTCTGCTACGTGCTCGGCATCACCTGCGTCGATCCGACCGAGATCGACCTGTTGTTCGAGCGCTTCGTCTCCGAGGAGCGCGACGAGCCGCCGGACATCGATGTCGATTTCGAGCATTCGCGCCGCGAAGAGGTGATGCAGTACATCTATCGCCGCTACGGCCGGCATCGCGCCGCGATCGTCGCCACCGTGATCCATTATCGGCCGCGCTCGGCGATCCGTGACGTCGGCAAGGCGCTCGGCCTGTCCGAAGACGTCACCGCGGCGCTCGCCGATACGGTGTGGGGAAGCTGGGGCAGGGGCCTCAATGAGATGCAGGTGAGGCAGGCCGGGCTCGACCCGCACAACCCGATGATCGGCCGCGCGGTCGAACTCGCCACCGAGCTGATCGGCTTTCCGCGGCATCTGTCGCAGCATGTCGGCGGCTACGTGCTGACGCAAGACCGGCTCGACAGCTACGTGCCGATTGGCAACGCCGCGATGGAGGATCGCACCTTCATCGAATGGGACAAGGACGACATCGATGCCGTCAAGATGATGAAGGTCGACGTGCTGGCGCTCGGCATGCTGACCTGCATCCGCAAGGGCTTCGACCTGATCGCACAGCACAAGGGCGTGCGGTTTCGGCTTTCCGACGTCAAGTCGGAGGACGACAACAAAGTCTACAAGATGCTCCAGCGCGGCGAGTCGATCGGCGTATTCCAGGTCGAGAGCCGGGCGCAGATGAACATGTTGCCGCGGCTGAAACCGAGATGTTTCTACGACCTCGTCATCGAGGTCGCGATCGTGCGGCCGGGCCCGATCCAGGGCGACATGGTGCATCCTTACTTAAGGCGGCGAAACGGCCAGGAGCCGGTGGTGTATCCATCGCCGTCCGGCGAGGCCGACAAGGATGAACTGCGTCAGATCCTCGGCAAGACGCTCGGCGTGCCGCTGTTCCAGGAGCAGGCGATGCGGATCGCGATCGAGGCGGCGCATTTCACGCCCGACGAGGCCAATCAGCTCCGCCGCGCGATGGCGACGTTTCGCAATGTCGGCACCATCGGCAAGTTCGAAGCCAAGATGGTCGGCAATCTGGTGAAGCGCGGCTACGACGCCACCTTTGCCAAGAACTGCTTCGAGCAGATCAAGGGCTTCGGCTCCTACGGCTTTCCGGAAAGCCATGCGGCGAGCTTCGCCAAGCTGGTCTATGTCTCGGCGTGGATGAAGTGCGAGCATCCCGACGCGTTCTGCTGCGCGCTGCTGAATTCGCAGCCGATGGGGTTCTACGCGCCGGCGCAGATCGTCGGCGATGCGCGAAGTAACAAGGTCGAGGTGCGCCCGGTCGACGTGTCGTTCAGCGAGGGCCAGTGCACGCTGGAGGAGCGCTGCGGCGAGCATCACGCGGTGCGGCTCGGTTTCCGCATGATCGACGGATTCCGCTGGGCCGATCCGGACGAGGAGCGGGGGCGGCTCGAAGCCGGCGAGGCGCCGAGCGACGATTGGGCGGCGCGGATCGTCGCGGCGCGGGCGCGGGCGCGGGGGCCGTTCGGCTCGCTCGAACAGTTCGCGCGGATCACGGCGCTGCCGAAGCGCGCGCTGATCCTGCTGGCTGATGCCGACGCGTTCCGATCGCTCGGGCTCGATCGCCGCGCCGCGCTGTGGGCGGTGCGACGCCTGCCCGACGACGTACCGCTGCCGCTGTTCGAGGCGGCGAGCGCGCGCGAGCAGCAGGACGAGCACGCCGCGCCGCTCCCCGTGATGCCGATGGCCGAGCACGTGGTGGCCGATTATCAGACGGTGCGGCTGTCGCTGAAGGGCCACCCGATGGAATTTCTGCGCGCGCTGTTCGCGGCCGAGCGGGTGGTGAGCTGCCGCGAGGTGTCGGAGTCGCGGCGCAACGGCCGGCGCGTGCGCTGCGCCGGCGTGGTGCTGGTGCGGCAGCGGCCGGGCTCGGCCAGCGGCGTGATTTTCATGACCATCGAGGACGAGACCGGCATCGCCAACATCGTGGTGTGGCCGTCGGTGATGGAGCGCTTCCGTAAAGAGGTGATGGGCGCCCGGCTGATCCTGGTCGAAGGCGCGATCCAGGCGAGCCCGGAAGGCGTGGTACATCTGGTCGCCGAGCGGTTGATCGATCGCAGCCACGAGATGGCGCGGCTGGCCGAAGGCCTCGCCCGCCCGGCGCTACCGGACGGCGCCGACTTCTACGAGCAACTGACCTCCGAGAAGCGCGGCTATGAAGCCCTCAACGGCGACCGCCGCGACACCCCCGACGCCCCCGCCCAACGCCATCGCCACCCCCGCGACGTCCGCATCCTGCCGCCGTCGCGGGATTTTCATTGA
- a CDS encoding ATP-binding protein, with product MIGTSGAGTTFESRAVACLLAALLGEAAALGDGAGLVIENIELQRSGAVAGFDDAIVRHRLPGGGTRATVIQIKRTLSGERSDPAFKRPIAEAARHIRANPADTHRFRIVTGQSGFGPRDAERTALAARLSLSSEDFWHRWAEPAAANAGERAFAEAVAWVIEDEFDCPDPSLAWELLKRFSLIVADIEEAGSLHEHWALRNLERALSDPASASDLLRELEHIAADAARVAGALDRSILALELADRFSLSASEHLAPCLARLDREAELALASIRDDILGFRLPRADPTTQLSRQLAEGKNIRLGGAAGSGKSAILKRLAEEAADRGHGRIVLKHDRLSAATWSAYGASLQLSTDLPELIEALAVSGEALLVIDGLDRIQDSQSVGILNDLLAAIARSPTAARWRFLVSSRDMAGPDVAALANLPDLLRFAVNAPVPGELRLLGERFPHLQTMLTRQGYGELNRNLFFIAQIAARPSQAGASSELDLMQAWATRGSVASPPDPHRDTALRTLARARLGQPFGGLPKGGIALGLTALVSEGTLAEPPYRDVVHFTHDIYEDWAIARALDAQRSALPSLLKSARQPLAWLRAVRLVAEIAVDAEGAAAWRTLHAQLRDDPDLDPVWARQVLVAPLASPRAHTLLDRIEPELLADNAALMREIADTLTSFELQPHPEILAGTAYPEADAVTRAALAQRHQVPRWPTWPAFMSWSVERWPTWPQSLAPILSRLTLFWLRRPVHRWQISRHAVVQVGQWLAAADAAEELSWDQREERDRCLAELGLDDDDRDPAAFLRLVVTHGSDAAPDVARTYLERLLTTCIRHAESVVVSPGILPRLEPGLFADLVAQTMIDERCDEPFDTDLAITHGYGLRDTAGLFPSAPGRAGFDALFATDEDAALGLLGQFCRVASKQWCLKQQQRGLTPRPIRLELPDGSIELWGDQHVFKWSRGVLGPHILTSLLLATDQWLAAQVASGRPLAEMVAKTLRAGPLVAIAGPVIAAGIDRNKVRADLTVMLPLMCSPRLWFYDLARWMEDERATAYGIGWTPGDEDNRADVMALLERRRRQPPLLQGLVAQLHVFGDEASKAAFAAAAANWQIADLADFEEALEDEDGELAERLKTYRSQADPDNWQLQVAEDRSWFAMHYVVPEHLQARAAEVGERQQALNATNPLLDWSFGRSRGIVSTDGTPITDAIPLAISLDCPQLFDSMSFDLELIMRAQAVAAIAASLLAGGDDALLAEHRAWARSVVARAASLDPWTTGIHYEETTMADDPLANAGRGLAALVGRGIAEPHETELWLRLVSSPFRDVAKASIEGIAPFAEHRPLAAAAGLTALADSFLFSWRQWGADLEQWLRDDRAARAERAVVAIADRLTNNDVANMPVPPPIPAPFVAASQSFYPHGDVDWQFDTYRAASILRQFDLSPFLAVPDLRERLCRFAHAAIEWLRSFVDGQQPPKGSWDTDDRRMDWEQSLGALMGQIAYSVPPERAIADLLRPIAAIESEETRMTVLEAFLNAHATRLFNSNKPVDEAFAAVWRAGVSIVFDGLKAQHEYRRSEALAAAGFCCYNWPVFEPNWPHAASFAPLIAEWVEACAAFEVAPPVVSALVAQAPAAFSPDPALGWLEQIMTAHIASDLRERLRSGAGRRCGQLLATIWSATSASDRLAAVQRFRRLASQLADFGAPEAVALLPEIAEVQARG from the coding sequence GTGATCGGCACGAGCGGTGCCGGCACGACCTTTGAATCTCGGGCGGTGGCATGTCTGCTGGCGGCGCTCCTCGGCGAAGCCGCCGCGCTCGGCGACGGTGCCGGCCTGGTGATCGAGAATATCGAACTGCAACGCTCCGGCGCGGTAGCGGGCTTCGACGATGCCATCGTCCGCCACCGCCTGCCGGGAGGCGGCACCCGCGCTACCGTTATCCAAATTAAGCGCACCTTGAGCGGTGAGCGCAGCGATCCGGCTTTCAAACGTCCGATCGCAGAAGCAGCACGCCACATTCGAGCCAATCCGGCCGACACGCATCGGTTCAGGATCGTGACCGGACAGAGCGGGTTTGGCCCGCGCGACGCCGAACGCACCGCGCTTGCAGCCCGACTGTCACTCAGTTCAGAGGATTTCTGGCACCGCTGGGCCGAACCTGCTGCGGCCAATGCGGGCGAGCGTGCCTTTGCCGAAGCTGTGGCATGGGTGATCGAGGATGAGTTCGACTGCCCGGACCCATCGCTTGCCTGGGAACTGCTCAAGCGGTTCTCGCTCATCGTTGCCGATATCGAGGAAGCGGGATCGCTGCACGAGCACTGGGCGTTGCGAAACCTTGAGCGCGCCCTGTCTGATCCCGCGTCAGCTTCCGACTTGTTGCGGGAGCTCGAGCATATCGCCGCCGACGCGGCGCGCGTGGCGGGGGCACTTGATCGATCGATTCTCGCGCTCGAACTTGCCGATCGCTTTTCGCTCTCAGCGTCGGAACATCTTGCACCCTGTCTTGCCAGACTAGACCGGGAGGCCGAACTGGCGCTGGCCAGCATTCGCGATGATATCCTTGGTTTTCGGCTCCCTCGCGCCGATCCCACGACGCAACTGTCCAGACAGCTCGCGGAGGGCAAGAATATTCGTCTCGGCGGCGCTGCAGGCAGCGGCAAGTCAGCTATCCTCAAACGCCTCGCCGAGGAGGCCGCGGATCGGGGGCACGGTCGGATCGTGCTCAAACATGACCGACTCTCGGCGGCGACTTGGTCCGCTTACGGGGCGAGTCTGCAACTCTCCACCGATCTACCGGAGCTAATTGAAGCGCTTGCGGTTTCCGGCGAAGCTCTGCTGGTGATCGACGGGCTCGATCGCATTCAGGACAGCCAGTCCGTTGGTATCCTCAATGATTTGCTGGCGGCTATCGCGCGCTCGCCGACTGCAGCAAGATGGCGTTTCCTTGTTTCGTCGCGCGACATGGCCGGCCCCGACGTCGCTGCCCTCGCCAACCTGCCGGACCTCCTGCGGTTCGCCGTCAACGCGCCGGTTCCTGGTGAGTTGCGCCTCCTTGGCGAACGGTTCCCGCACCTGCAGACGATGCTGACGCGACAGGGCTATGGCGAACTCAACAGAAACCTCTTCTTCATCGCACAGATCGCGGCTCGGCCCTCGCAGGCCGGGGCGTCCTCCGAACTCGACCTGATGCAGGCCTGGGCCACGCGCGGCAGCGTGGCATCGCCGCCCGATCCCCATCGCGACACGGCGCTGCGAACCCTTGCCCGGGCGCGCCTCGGTCAGCCTTTTGGAGGTCTGCCGAAGGGTGGGATTGCTCTTGGCCTCACAGCGCTCGTATCGGAGGGCACACTTGCCGAACCGCCCTATCGTGATGTCGTGCATTTCACGCATGACATCTACGAGGACTGGGCGATCGCCCGGGCGCTCGATGCGCAGCGCTCAGCCTTGCCGTCTCTGCTGAAATCAGCGCGTCAACCGCTGGCTTGGTTGCGCGCTGTCCGCCTCGTTGCCGAAATCGCGGTCGACGCCGAAGGTGCCGCGGCATGGCGTACGCTCCATGCGCAATTGCGCGACGATCCGGATCTCGATCCAGTCTGGGCGCGGCAGGTTCTAGTCGCCCCGCTCGCCTCGCCGCGCGCCCACACGCTGCTCGATCGGATCGAACCTGAGTTGCTCGCCGACAACGCCGCCCTGATGCGCGAGATTGCCGACACGCTCACCAGCTTCGAGCTGCAGCCGCATCCCGAGATCCTCGCCGGTACAGCATATCCCGAAGCCGATGCCGTAACACGGGCCGCGCTTGCCCAGCGTCATCAGGTGCCGCGCTGGCCGACTTGGCCGGCCTTTATGTCCTGGTCGGTCGAGCGCTGGCCCACTTGGCCGCAGAGCCTAGCTCCAATATTGAGCCGGCTCACTTTATTCTGGCTCAGGCGACCCGTTCATCGCTGGCAGATTAGCCGTCATGCCGTTGTGCAGGTTGGCCAATGGCTTGCAGCGGCCGATGCAGCCGAGGAATTGAGCTGGGACCAACGTGAAGAACGCGATCGTTGCCTCGCAGAGCTGGGGCTCGATGACGATGACCGCGATCCGGCGGCGTTTCTACGCCTCGTCGTGACACATGGCTCAGATGCGGCGCCCGATGTGGCGCGCACATATCTCGAACGTCTACTGACCACCTGCATTCGTCATGCCGAGTCCGTCGTCGTCTCGCCGGGCATCCTGCCGCGCCTCGAGCCGGGTTTGTTCGCCGATCTTGTCGCTCAGACGATGATCGACGAGCGCTGCGATGAGCCCTTCGACACCGACCTTGCCATCACGCACGGCTATGGCTTGCGCGATACTGCGGGACTTTTTCCAAGTGCGCCTGGCCGAGCGGGGTTCGACGCGTTGTTCGCAACAGATGAGGATGCGGCGCTCGGACTGCTTGGTCAATTCTGTCGTGTCGCCAGCAAGCAATGGTGCTTAAAGCAGCAGCAGCGCGGGCTCACGCCACGACCGATACGGCTTGAATTGCCGGATGGGTCGATCGAACTCTGGGGCGACCAGCACGTGTTTAAATGGTCGCGCGGGGTGCTTGGCCCGCATATCTTGACCTCGTTGCTGCTCGCTACCGATCAATGGCTTGCAGCCCAAGTCGCATCTGGTCGCCCGCTCGCCGAGATGGTTGCGAAGACACTCCGCGCGGGGCCGCTGGTGGCCATCGCCGGACCCGTGATTGCCGCCGGTATAGACCGCAACAAGGTGCGAGCAGACCTTACCGTAATGCTGCCCCTGATGTGCTCACCGCGGCTCTGGTTCTACGATCTCGCGCGCTGGATGGAGGATGAGCGCGCCACAGCCTATGGCATCGGCTGGACGCCTGGGGACGAAGACAATCGCGCCGACGTCATGGCGCTACTTGAGCGCCGCCGACGGCAACCACCGCTACTCCAGGGGCTCGTTGCGCAACTCCATGTGTTCGGAGACGAGGCGAGCAAGGCGGCGTTCGCCGCCGCAGCGGCGAACTGGCAGATTGCTGATCTCGCCGACTTCGAGGAGGCACTTGAGGATGAAGACGGCGAGTTGGCCGAACGTCTCAAAACCTATCGATCGCAGGCCGATCCCGACAACTGGCAGCTACAGGTCGCCGAGGATCGTAGCTGGTTCGCCATGCACTATGTCGTTCCTGAGCATCTACAGGCACGCGCCGCCGAGGTCGGTGAGCGGCAGCAAGCGCTCAACGCCACCAACCCCTTGCTCGACTGGTCATTCGGCCGCTCACGCGGCATTGTATCGACTGACGGGACACCCATCACTGACGCCATTCCGCTAGCAATCAGCCTCGATTGCCCGCAGCTCTTCGACAGCATGAGTTTCGACTTAGAGCTAATTATGCGCGCGCAGGCAGTCGCAGCGATTGCCGCGTCACTGCTCGCGGGAGGCGATGATGCGCTGCTTGCTGAGCATAGAGCGTGGGCGCGATCAGTTGTTGCACGTGCTGCCTCGCTCGATCCCTGGACGACGGGAATACACTATGAAGAAACGACGATGGCGGACGATCCTCTCGCGAATGCCGGACGCGGCCTCGCGGCGCTGGTCGGACGCGGCATCGCCGAGCCTCACGAGACCGAGTTGTGGCTGAGGCTCGTATCGAGCCCGTTTCGTGACGTGGCCAAAGCGAGCATAGAAGGGATTGCTCCGTTCGCGGAACATCGGCCCCTGGCCGCTGCAGCGGGTCTTACTGCACTCGCCGACAGTTTCTTGTTCAGTTGGCGCCAATGGGGCGCAGACCTTGAACAATGGCTGCGCGACGACCGGGCGGCGCGTGCCGAGCGGGCGGTCGTAGCCATTGCCGATCGCCTGACCAATAACGACGTCGCAAATATGCCTGTGCCTCCGCCAATTCCGGCGCCGTTCGTCGCGGCGAGTCAGAGCTTCTATCCCCATGGCGATGTCGATTGGCAGTTCGACACCTATCGCGCAGCGTCGATTTTGCGCCAGTTCGACCTTTCTCCATTTCTCGCGGTCCCGGACTTGCGCGAGCGGTTGTGCCGCTTTGCCCATGCCGCGATCGAATGGTTACGCTCGTTCGTCGACGGACAACAGCCCCCGAAGGGCAGTTGGGATACCGATGACCGGCGGATGGACTGGGAGCAATCGCTTGGCGCGTTGATGGGCCAGATTGCTTATTCGGTGCCTCCCGAACGCGCCATCGCCGACCTCTTACGTCCGATTGCAGCGATCGAATCCGAGGAAACGCGTATGACGGTCCTCGAAGCATTTCTAAACGCCCATGCCACACGGCTGTTCAATTCGAATAAGCCGGTCGATGAGGCATTCGCGGCCGTTTGGCGGGCGGGCGTGTCCATTGTCTTCGACGGCCTGAAAGCGCAACACGAATATCGACGCTCAGAGGCCCTCGCCGCAGCTGGCTTCTGTTGTTATAATTGGCCGGTCTTCGAACCAAACTGGCCACACGCTGCTAGTTTTGCGCCACTCATCGCCGAATGGGTCGAGGCTTGTGCGGCCTTCGAGGTGGCGCCACCGGTGGTTTCTGCTCTGGTCGCTCAGGCGCCGGCCGCGTTCAGTCCCGATCCCGCGCTCGGCTGGCTGGAGCAAATCATGACGGCGCATATCGCTTCGGACCTTCGGGAGCGTCTGCGGAGCGGAGCAGGACGCCGTTGCGGCCAGCTACTGGCGACAATCTGGAGTGCGACCTCGGCATCCGATCGTCTCGCTGCCGTCCAGCGTTTCCGGCGCCTCGCAAGCCAACTTGCCGATTTCGGCGCTCCTGAAGCTGTGGCGCTTCTACCGGAAATTGCCGAGGTGCAGGCGCGGGGCTGA
- a CDS encoding CoA transferase, with protein sequence MQSPRDLLADLWTSVGADPAALEHVTLTGDEPQLPSSFRVDAAAQVAIAASGLAAAEIWAMRSGQAQGVSVGIRHAAIECRSERYLRRNDEAPASFWDPIAGVYQVKDGRYVRLHTNFPHHRDAVCQVLDCPPEREAVQAALLHWDGEAFETAAYAAGGVVALMRSREEWQALPQAAALDALPLVEISRIGEAAPKPWPEGSRPLAGLRVLDLSRVIAGPVAGRTLAAHGADVMLVSSPKLPSIPWLVIDTGRGKLSSFADLTTQEGHASLRELLSEADIFSQGYRPRALAALGFSPEEAAAINPGVVYVSLSAYGRFGPWAERRGFDSLVQCVTGFNHAEGQAAGVTGPKELPMQILDHATGYLMAFGAMIAKARQAREGGSWHVQVSLARTGKWLWEMGRLPHGLATPEITPEVAAPYLDQVESGFGTLRAVRHAAILSATPAAWSRPSVPLGTDAPVWPASW encoded by the coding sequence ATGCAATCTCCCCGCGACCTGCTTGCTGATCTCTGGACCTCCGTCGGCGCCGACCCCGCCGCGCTGGAGCATGTCACGCTCACCGGAGACGAGCCGCAATTGCCGTCGTCGTTTCGCGTCGATGCGGCGGCGCAGGTGGCGATTGCGGCGAGCGGGCTGGCGGCGGCGGAGATCTGGGCGATGCGGAGCGGACAGGCGCAGGGCGTCAGCGTCGGCATCCGCCATGCTGCGATCGAGTGCCGCTCCGAGCGCTACTTGCGCCGCAACGACGAGGCGCCGGCCTCGTTCTGGGATCCGATCGCCGGCGTGTATCAGGTGAAGGACGGCCGCTATGTCCGGCTGCACACCAACTTCCCGCATCACCGCGACGCCGTCTGCCAGGTGCTGGATTGCCCGCCGGAGCGGGAGGCGGTGCAGGCGGCGCTGCTGCACTGGGACGGCGAGGCGTTCGAGACCGCGGCGTACGCGGCCGGCGGCGTGGTGGCGCTGATGCGATCCCGCGAGGAGTGGCAGGCGCTGCCGCAGGCCGCTGCGCTCGATGCGTTGCCGCTGGTCGAGATCAGCAGGATCGGCGAGGCGGCGCCGAAGCCGTGGCCTGAAGGTAGCCGACCGCTCGCGGGCCTGCGTGTGCTCGATCTGTCGCGGGTGATCGCCGGGCCGGTGGCCGGCCGCACGCTCGCGGCGCACGGCGCCGACGTCATGCTGGTCTCGAGCCCGAAGCTGCCGTCGATCCCGTGGCTGGTGATCGACACCGGTCGCGGCAAGCTGTCGAGCTTCGCCGATCTCACCACCCAGGAGGGCCATGCCTCCTTACGTGAGCTGCTGAGCGAGGCCGACATCTTCAGCCAGGGCTATCGCCCGCGCGCGCTGGCGGCGCTCGGCTTCTCGCCGGAAGAAGCCGCCGCGATCAATCCGGGCGTCGTCTACGTCTCACTGTCCGCCTACGGACGGTTCGGCCCGTGGGCGGAGCGGCGCGGTTTCGACTCCCTGGTGCAATGCGTAACCGGCTTCAACCATGCCGAGGGGCAGGCGGCGGGCGTAACCGGCCCGAAGGAGTTGCCGATGCAGATACTCGATCACGCCACCGGCTATCTGATGGCGTTCGGCGCGATGATCGCCAAAGCACGCCAAGCGCGTGAGGGCGGCAGTTGGCACGTCCAGGTGTCGCTGGCGCGCACCGGCAAATGGCTGTGGGAGATGGGACGGCTGCCGCACGGTCTGGCCACGCCCGAGATCACTCCGGAGGTGGCGGCGCC